The Castanea sativa cultivar Marrone di Chiusa Pesio chromosome 11, ASM4071231v1 genome contains a region encoding:
- the LOC142617447 gene encoding antimicrobial ginkbilobin-2-like protein: MSRIFIEFLERITHPQNQPSISFNMLCSKYLSVSFLLLSLSLHAVNCADPLYHFCFSQENFTVNSPYGTNLNGLLNLLSTKVPSKGFGLSSTGQGQDQANGLALCRGDVSKTNCKTCVVDAGKELGDRCPYKKGAIIWYDNCLLKYSNIDFFGEIDGKNKFYMWNVQDVENPTSFNPKVKDLLSRLSNKAYANPKFYATGDLKLDSSSKLYGLAQCTRDLSGLDCKKCLDTAISELPNCCDGKRGGRVVGGSCNFRYELYPFVDA, from the coding sequence ATGTCTCGAATATTTATAGAGTTCTTGGAGAGAATTACACACCCACAAAACCAACCTTCAATTTCATTCAACATGTTGTGCTCAAAATATCTTTCTGTCAGCTTTCTATTACTCAGCCTCTCCCTCCATGCAGTCAATTGTGCTGATCCATTATACCATTTTTGTTTTAGCCAGGAAAACTTCACTGTCAATAGCCCTTATGGTACAAACCTGAATGGCTTGCTCAATCTTTTGTCCACCAAAGTTCCTTCAAAAGGGTTTGGGCTCAGCTCGACTGGGCAAGGCCAAGATCAAGCAAATGGTTTAGCCCTATGCCGAGGTGATGTCTCAAAAACAAACTGTAAGACCTGTGTCGTTGATGCAGGcaaagagcttggtgatcgttGTCCTTATAAAAAAGGAGCAATAATTTGGTATGATAACTGCCTTTTAAAGTACTCGAACATAGATTTCTTTGGAGAAATCGATGGCAAAAACAAGTTCTACATGTGGAACGTCCAAGATGTAGAAAATCCCACTTCATTCAATCCAAAAGTTAAGGATTTGTTAAGCAGGTTATCAAATAAAGCTTATGCCAATCCAAAATTCTATGCTACCGGGGACCTAAAGCTTGATTCATCAAGCAAACTATATGGTTTGGCTCAATGCACCCGGGACCTTTCAGGTCTTGACTGTAAGAAGTGTCTTGATACTGCGATTAGTGAACTTCCCAACTGTTGCGATGGAAAACGAGGTGGGCGAGTTGTTGGTGGCAGTTGTAACTTTAGATATGAACTTTATCCCTTTGTTGATGCCTAG